The Pedobacter roseus genome contains a region encoding:
- a CDS encoding DinB family protein produces the protein MIQEQLFAETMEETSLVYLMKNYANYNFWANLTLINWLKKHPEHLLEQEVPSSFKSVKLTLAHILQTQEYWYSILAKTEFEFREYGSLSDVFDSLLKQSENLAVYVTAISEHKFNEKTEIQSPWFTSDFQNFEYVLHVFNHSTYHRGQIITICHNLGITGAPMTDYNFYNVMAK, from the coding sequence ATGATACAGGAACAATTATTCGCAGAAACAATGGAAGAAACTTCCCTTGTGTATTTGATGAAAAATTATGCAAACTATAATTTCTGGGCAAATTTAACCCTGATAAACTGGTTGAAAAAACATCCGGAACATTTATTGGAGCAAGAAGTGCCATCGAGTTTTAAAAGTGTAAAATTAACCCTTGCCCATATTTTACAAACACAAGAATATTGGTATTCCATCCTTGCTAAAACCGAATTTGAGTTCCGGGAGTACGGAAGCTTATCAGATGTTTTTGATTCGTTACTTAAACAGTCAGAAAACCTTGCGGTTTATGTTACCGCAATCAGTGAGCATAAATTTAATGAAAAAACAGAAATTCAAAGTCCATGGTTTACCTCCGATTTTCAGAATTTTGAATATGTACTGCATGTTTTTAACCACAGCACCTACCACCGTGGTCAGATCATCACGATATGCCATAATTTAGGAATAACAGGGGCACCAATGACGGATTATAATTTCTATAATGTAATGGCGAAATAA
- a CDS encoding M57 family metalloprotease, whose amino-acid sequence MKKNLKKIAFVAMVAVVIAACKKNQETVTPEPQETVKNADKVLQHIKNLGFPESSIVDNGNEYVVEEDIIFPKNMEIPANTAGPKTEQYYTGSIVNATKKLNIRIFVDASMTSMSSEINNAIAQWNAVPNSTLRFSIVTTAPYDILIKNENLGSGVCGQGQFPSGGSAGALVKINKNYIAGNSFAQRARTICHEFGHCISFRHTNWAAIGESSATNVPGVTGTDASSIMNGGQCGSGATVLSQKDKDATAALY is encoded by the coding sequence ATGAAAAAAAATCTAAAAAAAATCGCTTTCGTAGCGATGGTTGCAGTAGTAATTGCAGCCTGTAAAAAAAACCAGGAAACAGTAACACCAGAACCACAAGAAACTGTTAAAAATGCCGATAAGGTTTTACAGCACATTAAAAATTTAGGCTTCCCTGAGTCGAGTATTGTCGATAATGGAAACGAATATGTTGTTGAGGAAGATATTATATTTCCTAAAAACATGGAAATTCCTGCTAATACAGCCGGACCAAAAACCGAACAGTATTATACAGGAAGCATTGTAAATGCAACTAAAAAACTGAATATCAGGATTTTTGTAGACGCATCCATGACATCAATGAGCAGCGAGATCAACAATGCCATTGCTCAATGGAATGCTGTTCCAAATTCTACTTTGCGTTTTAGTATTGTAACTACTGCTCCTTACGACATCCTGATCAAAAATGAAAATTTAGGATCTGGTGTTTGCGGTCAGGGACAATTCCCTTCTGGAGGAAGTGCAGGTGCTTTGGTTAAAATCAATAAAAATTACATTGCAGGTAACTCATTTGCACAACGTGCCAGAACAATTTGCCACGAGTTTGGTCACTGTATCTCATTCAGACACACTAACTGGGCTGCTATCGGTGAATCAAGTGCAACAAATGTACCTGGCGTAACCGGAACCGATGCATCATCGATCATGAATGGCGGTCAATGCGGTTCGGGTGCTACTGTATTATCGCAAAAAGATAAAGACGCAACTGCTGCCTTATATTAA
- a CDS encoding Rossmann-fold NAD(P)-binding domain-containing protein — MGKTRDQNNVIITGTTGMVGEGVLMQCLNSPEINSILVINRKPCGYTHPKLKEIIHADFFDFSAIESQLTGYNACFFCLGITSVGADQETYYKMTYTLTMHVAQTLSKLNSDMTFCYVSGGGTNEHSRLKWAQVKGKTESDLTKLPFEQVFNFRPGFIKPLPGQKYAHKFYKYINWLFPVGRAVYPSGFCTMAELGQAMINTLSHNDERRILEGKDIIALAKE; from the coding sequence ATGGGAAAAACCAGAGATCAAAATAACGTTATCATTACCGGTACAACAGGAATGGTTGGTGAAGGGGTATTGATGCAATGCCTAAATAGTCCCGAAATTAATAGCATTTTAGTGATTAACCGCAAACCTTGCGGTTATACCCATCCAAAGCTAAAAGAGATTATTCATGCTGATTTTTTCGATTTCTCGGCAATAGAAAGTCAGTTAACGGGTTATAATGCCTGTTTCTTTTGTTTGGGCATAACTTCAGTAGGTGCTGATCAGGAAACCTATTATAAAATGACCTATACACTCACCATGCACGTTGCGCAAACATTGAGCAAACTCAATAGCGATATGACTTTTTGTTATGTTTCTGGTGGAGGAACCAATGAGCATAGCCGTTTAAAATGGGCACAGGTAAAAGGTAAAACAGAGAGCGATTTAACAAAATTACCTTTCGAACAGGTTTTTAATTTCCGTCCGGGTTTTATTAAGCCATTGCCAGGTCAGAAATATGCACATAAATTCTATAAATACATTAATTGGTTATTTCCGGTAGGTAGGGCAGTTTACCCAAGTGGTTTCTGTACCATGGCCGAGCTGGGCCAGGCGATGATTAATACGTTAAGCCATAACGATGAAAGACGGATTTTGGAAGGCAAAGACATCATCGCTTTAGCTAAAGAATAA
- a CDS encoding S9 family peptidase: protein MMNKYWLTVTACTLAITANAQQKALTVSDYERAESFMSYNTAKYIDHANVQPNWLEGDKFWYSTKTNGTEQTFLVDPANKIKTPTTEYKGGEMSSRRMGGRNEVLSPDGKKAILIKDYNLFVKDVASGKLTQLTTDGIKDYGYATDNAGWKHSDAPILRWSPDSKKVATFQQDQRNSKDMYLVTTNVGAPVLKAWKYPLPGDKQIATIRRVIIDVENPKVISLNIPADPHRATLSDDISSSGTFDDIDWKADCSEVAFLSTSRDHKNEKFRIANASTGAVREVFEETVKTQFESGQGAINWRYLPASKEIIWYSERDNWGHLYLYDSSNGKLKNQITKGDFVVSRLVKVDEKARTLYFFANGREKGNPYFSYLYKIGFDGKNLTLLTPEAGNHQVVFSPSFNYFVDSYSQPDVPAVTVLRSIDGKLINTLEKTDVSRLTATGWKAPTSVSVKAKDGKTDIYGLVFTPTKMDANQKYPVIDYIYPGPQGGSVGSWAFAASRGDNQALAELGFIVVVIEGTSNPDRSKSFHDMSYGNMAENTLPDQIAAIRQLSAKYPIDTTKVGIWGHSGGGFATAAAMFRYPDFFKVGISESGNHDNRNYEDDWGERYNGLVENSDYEAQANQNYAKNLKGKLMLVHGLMDDNVPPYNTLLVVEALEKANKSFDLVIFPNSAHGYGAYSPYMMRRRWDYFVQNLLGAEPPKDYQMKGPTAR from the coding sequence ATGATGAATAAATATTGGCTTACTGTAACGGCTTGTACTTTGGCCATTACAGCAAATGCTCAGCAAAAAGCTTTAACCGTTAGCGATTACGAAAGAGCGGAAAGTTTTATGAGCTACAACACTGCAAAGTATATCGACCATGCCAACGTGCAACCTAACTGGCTCGAAGGAGATAAATTTTGGTATAGCACTAAAACGAATGGTACCGAACAAACTTTCCTCGTAGATCCTGCAAACAAAATCAAAACACCAACAACCGAATATAAAGGCGGTGAAATGTCATCGCGACGTATGGGTGGCCGCAATGAAGTGTTATCACCTGATGGAAAAAAAGCAATTTTAATTAAAGATTATAATCTTTTTGTGAAAGATGTGGCCTCTGGCAAATTAACACAGCTTACCACCGATGGCATTAAAGATTACGGTTATGCTACAGATAACGCAGGCTGGAAACACAGCGATGCCCCAATTTTACGTTGGTCGCCTGATTCGAAAAAAGTAGCTACTTTTCAGCAAGATCAAAGAAATTCAAAAGATATGTACCTGGTAACCACTAATGTGGGTGCACCGGTATTAAAAGCCTGGAAATATCCTTTACCAGGTGATAAACAGATTGCAACCATCAGAAGGGTGATTATTGATGTAGAAAATCCAAAAGTAATTTCGCTCAACATTCCTGCCGATCCGCACCGTGCAACGTTGAGCGATGATATTTCGAGCAGCGGTACTTTTGACGATATCGATTGGAAAGCTGATTGCTCGGAAGTAGCCTTTCTGTCCACTTCCCGCGATCATAAAAACGAGAAATTCCGTATTGCCAATGCTTCAACTGGTGCAGTGAGGGAAGTTTTCGAAGAAACCGTAAAAACACAGTTCGAATCTGGTCAGGGCGCCATTAACTGGCGTTATCTTCCGGCATCAAAAGAAATTATCTGGTATTCGGAAAGAGATAACTGGGGACATTTGTATTTATACGATTCCAGTAACGGGAAATTGAAAAACCAGATCACCAAAGGTGATTTTGTGGTTTCGCGTTTAGTTAAAGTAGACGAAAAAGCACGTACACTTTATTTCTTTGCTAATGGTCGCGAAAAAGGCAATCCTTATTTCAGTTACCTGTATAAAATTGGTTTCGACGGGAAAAATTTAACTCTTTTAACACCAGAAGCAGGCAATCACCAGGTAGTATTTTCACCATCTTTCAACTATTTTGTTGATAGTTACTCGCAGCCAGATGTACCAGCAGTTACTGTGCTGAGAAGCATTGATGGAAAACTGATCAATACTTTAGAAAAAACAGATGTTTCGAGATTAACCGCTACAGGTTGGAAAGCACCTACTTCGGTTTCAGTGAAAGCCAAAGATGGTAAAACCGATATTTATGGTCTGGTTTTTACGCCAACAAAAATGGATGCCAACCAGAAATATCCTGTTATCGATTACATTTATCCAGGCCCACAGGGTGGTAGTGTAGGCAGCTGGGCATTTGCAGCTTCACGTGGCGATAACCAGGCCCTGGCCGAACTGGGCTTTATTGTAGTAGTAATAGAAGGAACCAGTAACCCTGATCGTTCTAAAAGTTTTCACGACATGAGTTACGGTAATATGGCAGAGAACACCTTGCCAGATCAGATTGCGGCCATCAGACAGCTTTCTGCAAAATATCCTATTGATACCACAAAGGTAGGTATCTGGGGCCACTCTGGTGGTGGTTTTGCTACGGCTGCGGCCATGTTCCGTTATCCCGATTTCTTTAAAGTGGGTATTTCTGAGTCAGGAAACCACGACAACAGAAATTACGAGGATGATTGGGGTGAACGCTATAACGGCCTGGTAGAAAATTCAGATTATGAAGCTCAGGCGAATCAGAATTACGCTAAAAATCTGAAAGGTAAACTGATGTTGGTGCACGGCTTGATGGATGATAATGTGCCGCCATATAATACGTTACTGGTTGTAGAGGCGCTTGAAAAAGCAAATAAATCGTTCGATCTCGTTATTTTTCCAAATAGTGCCCATGGTTATGGTGCTTACTCACCATATATGATGCGCCGCCGTTGGGATTACTTTGTACAAAATCTTTTAGGTGCAGAACCACCTAAAGATTACCAGATGAAAGGCCCAACAGCAAGATAA
- the ppsA gene encoding phosphoenolpyruvate synthase: protein MSEYVIGFHEIDRSGILKVGGKGANLGELSKIDGIAVPDGFCVTTEVFKKITENNQEIKTLLEKLSDLKAEDRIAIAEISKIIRITIENVPIPDYLTKEIEAYLGRFKYDEAFAVRSSATAEDLPTASFAGQQDTYLNIIGKQAIFKYISKCWASLFTDRAIVYRIQNGFDHHKVQLAVVVQKMISAEAAGIMFTADPVTGNRKVLSIDASFGLGEALVSGLVNADNYQVCAGKITDKKISTKKMAIWSVKDGGTKSQKLSQEQQNRHALTDEQILQLEKLGRKIEAHFGSPQDIEWCCIGDAFYILQSRPITTLYPVPEADDKEKHVYISVGHQQMMTDPMKPLGLSLWQLRAARPMFKAGGRLFVDVMDSLITPTGRKNLLEAMGQHDPLIKDALITITERADFIKLLPDEGESPLIVKSTKGLSAADILAQVGNDPDIVFELIKHSEASIEILKQNIQMKSGPALFDFILEDIELSKKMTFDSKHINVIIAAMNAASWINEKMGEWLDEKNVADVLSQSVSNNITSEMGLALLDVADAIRPYPEVINYLQEVKDDHFLDQLLHFQSGALAKSAIDGYLNRYGMRCAGEIDITNTRWSEKPSILIPIILSNIKNFEPNAGKLKFDHGRSQALKKENELLDRLAFLPEAEQKIRETKEMISLLRNFAGYREYPKYGIVSRFYVYKEALIKEAEKLLEARVIDEKEAIYYLTFDELKEVVRTHKLNAKLIAQRKEEHRLFEKLNPPRVITSDGEIVSGRYKHENLPTGAIVGLAVSTGVIEGRARVILNIEDADLENGDILVTTFTDPSWTPLFVSIKGLITEVGGLMTHGAVIAREYGLPAVVGVENATRLIKDGQRIRVNGTDGYVEILES, encoded by the coding sequence ATGAGTGAATATGTAATTGGTTTTCATGAAATCGATAGGTCAGGTATTTTAAAAGTTGGTGGCAAAGGCGCCAACTTAGGCGAACTATCCAAAATTGACGGCATAGCGGTACCTGATGGTTTTTGTGTTACTACTGAAGTCTTTAAAAAGATCACAGAAAACAATCAGGAAATTAAAACTTTATTGGAAAAATTGTCTGATCTTAAAGCTGAAGACCGGATCGCCATTGCTGAAATCAGTAAAATAATCCGGATCACTATTGAAAATGTACCCATTCCTGACTATCTTACTAAAGAAATTGAGGCTTATCTTGGCCGTTTCAAGTATGATGAAGCTTTTGCAGTCCGATCAAGCGCTACAGCGGAAGATTTGCCTACAGCATCATTTGCGGGGCAGCAGGATACTTATTTGAATATTATTGGTAAACAGGCTATTTTCAAGTATATCAGTAAATGCTGGGCCTCTCTATTTACCGATCGTGCCATCGTTTACCGGATTCAAAATGGCTTTGATCACCATAAGGTTCAACTTGCCGTAGTAGTACAAAAAATGATTTCCGCTGAAGCAGCCGGAATTATGTTTACGGCTGATCCTGTTACAGGTAACCGGAAAGTATTATCCATTGATGCCAGTTTTGGCTTAGGCGAGGCCTTGGTTTCAGGTTTGGTAAATGCCGATAACTATCAGGTTTGTGCTGGCAAAATTACCGATAAAAAGATATCGACTAAGAAAATGGCCATCTGGTCTGTAAAAGACGGCGGGACAAAATCACAAAAACTTTCGCAGGAGCAGCAGAATAGACACGCACTTACAGATGAACAGATTTTACAGCTGGAAAAGCTGGGTAGAAAAATTGAAGCACATTTTGGTAGTCCACAGGACATCGAATGGTGCTGTATAGGGGATGCCTTTTATATTTTGCAGAGCAGGCCAATTACTACCTTATACCCTGTACCAGAGGCAGACGATAAGGAAAAACATGTTTATATCTCTGTTGGTCACCAGCAAATGATGACCGACCCTATGAAGCCTCTTGGACTATCTTTATGGCAGTTGAGAGCCGCCCGGCCCATGTTTAAAGCCGGTGGACGATTATTTGTAGATGTAATGGATAGCCTGATTACCCCTACAGGAAGAAAAAACTTACTGGAAGCCATGGGGCAGCATGATCCGCTAATCAAAGACGCGTTGATTACCATAACGGAGCGGGCAGACTTTATAAAATTGCTGCCGGATGAAGGGGAAAGCCCGTTAATTGTTAAAAGCACCAAAGGTTTATCTGCTGCTGATATTTTGGCACAGGTAGGAAACGACCCCGATATTGTTTTTGAGTTAATCAAACATAGTGAAGCATCGATAGAAATATTAAAACAAAATATCCAAATGAAATCAGGACCAGCGCTATTTGATTTTATTCTGGAAGACATTGAGCTATCGAAGAAGATGACATTTGATTCGAAACATATCAATGTAATCATCGCTGCAATGAACGCTGCATCCTGGATCAATGAAAAAATGGGCGAATGGCTGGATGAAAAAAACGTAGCAGATGTACTTTCTCAATCCGTATCAAATAATATCACTTCCGAAATGGGTTTGGCATTGTTGGATGTGGCAGATGCTATCCGTCCTTATCCTGAAGTCATCAATTATTTACAAGAAGTTAAAGACGATCATTTTTTGGATCAACTGCTTCATTTCCAGAGTGGAGCATTAGCTAAGAGTGCTATTGATGGCTACCTAAACAGGTATGGAATGCGCTGTGCGGGCGAAATTGATATTACAAATACACGTTGGAGCGAAAAGCCATCTATATTGATTCCGATCATCCTTAGTAATATCAAAAACTTTGAACCAAATGCCGGAAAGCTGAAATTTGATCACGGAAGATCCCAAGCTCTGAAAAAGGAAAATGAACTATTGGATAGGCTCGCGTTTTTACCAGAAGCTGAACAAAAAATCAGGGAAACAAAAGAAATGATCAGCCTGCTTCGCAATTTTGCCGGTTATCGCGAATATCCAAAATATGGAATTGTTAGCCGTTTTTATGTTTATAAAGAAGCCTTGATAAAAGAGGCTGAAAAACTATTAGAAGCCAGGGTAATTGATGAAAAAGAAGCAATTTATTACCTCACGTTTGATGAACTGAAGGAAGTTGTAAGAACCCATAAACTGAATGCAAAACTTATCGCTCAGCGAAAGGAAGAACATCGGTTGTTTGAAAAGCTTAATCCGCCGCGTGTAATCACTTCCGATGGAGAAATTGTATCAGGTAGATACAAACATGAAAATCTTCCAACAGGTGCTATTGTAGGTTTAGCCGTTTCTACTGGCGTGATAGAGGGACGGGCACGTGTAATTTTAAATATAGAAGATGCTGATCTGGAAAATGGAGATATATTGGTAACCACCTTTACTGATCCCAGCTGGACCCCGTTGTTTGTATCTATTAAAGGTCTGATTACCGAAGTTGGAGGCCTGATGACTCATGGAGCCGTTATTGCACGCGAATATGGTTTACCAGCAGTTGTTGGTGTAGAAAATGCAACCAGACTGATCAAAGATGGGCAACGGATCAGGGTTAATGGAACAGATGGATATGTGGAGATACTGGAAAGTTGA
- a CDS encoding GIY-YIG nuclease family protein, translating into MFYSYILKSEKDGKYYYGSTENLEIRLIKHNRGDVKSTKARRPLTIHFFEEFNSRSEAFKREQYYKTVNGYIYLKQNKII; encoded by the coding sequence ATGTTTTATAGTTATATTTTAAAAAGCGAGAAAGATGGAAAGTACTATTATGGAAGTACTGAAAACCTTGAAATCAGGTTAATTAAACATAATAGGGGAGATGTGAAATCGACAAAAGCTAGGCGGCCTTTAACCATCCATTTTTTTGAAGAATTCAATTCAAGAAGTGAGGCTTTTAAAAGAGAACAATATTATAAAACTGTAAATGGTTACATTTATTTGAAACAAAATAAAATTATATAA
- the pyk gene encoding pyruvate kinase — MKPFHSRTKIVATLGPASAKPEVLYSMFNAGLDVCRLNFSHGSQADHQAVLDTIRDLNKKYDYNVGILADLQGPKIRIGLVKEGGINLINGKTTVITTNECIGNEERIYITYQNFPQDVQAGEIILLDDGKLQMKVLSTNLKDEVVCEIVHGGILTSRKGVNLPNTKVSIPSLTPEDRENLEFVLENDVEWIGLSFVRKAEDIIELKKIIAERGKTARVIAKIEKPEAIANIDEIIAVTDGIMVARGDLGVECPMEEVPLLQKMIVAKCRAASKPVIVATQMLESMITTPRPTRAEVNDVANSVLDGADAVMLSGETSVGEFPLIVIETMQKIIQNIEQNNYPFNPDKFLKPKSPSFLSDAICDSACFLAKQTNAVGIVSMTLSGYTAFEISSHRPEALTFIFTSNRALLNAVSLLWGVRGFYYDKWESTDNTIIEVNEFLKSKKLVKQGDIVINTAAIPMEAKGKTNMLKITVID, encoded by the coding sequence ATGAAACCTTTTCATTCGAGAACTAAAATTGTTGCCACGCTTGGGCCTGCGTCAGCAAAACCAGAAGTATTATATAGTATGTTTAATGCCGGGTTGGATGTTTGCCGCCTAAACTTTTCACACGGATCTCAGGCAGATCACCAGGCGGTTTTGGATACTATCCGCGATTTAAACAAAAAATACGATTATAATGTAGGTATTCTTGCCGATTTACAGGGGCCTAAAATTCGTATCGGTTTGGTAAAAGAAGGTGGCATTAACCTGATTAATGGTAAAACTACCGTAATTACCACCAATGAATGTATTGGTAACGAAGAACGCATTTATATCACTTACCAAAACTTCCCTCAGGATGTTCAGGCGGGCGAAATTATCCTTTTGGATGATGGAAAGCTGCAGATGAAAGTTTTATCTACTAATTTAAAAGATGAGGTAGTTTGCGAAATCGTTCATGGTGGTATTTTAACCTCAAGAAAAGGTGTAAACCTTCCAAATACTAAAGTTTCTATCCCTTCTTTAACACCGGAAGACCGTGAAAATTTAGAATTTGTTTTAGAAAATGATGTAGAATGGATCGGTTTATCTTTCGTGCGTAAGGCAGAAGATATTATCGAACTTAAAAAAATTATTGCAGAGCGTGGCAAAACTGCCCGCGTAATTGCTAAAATTGAAAAACCTGAGGCTATTGCCAATATCGATGAAATTATTGCCGTAACCGACGGTATTATGGTTGCCCGTGGTGATTTGGGTGTGGAATGTCCGATGGAAGAAGTACCATTGTTACAGAAAATGATTGTTGCCAAATGTAGGGCAGCTTCTAAACCTGTAATCGTAGCTACACAGATGTTGGAAAGCATGATTACTACCCCTCGCCCAACACGTGCTGAGGTGAACGACGTTGCAAACTCTGTTTTAGACGGTGCTGATGCGGTGATGTTGAGCGGAGAAACTTCAGTTGGTGAATTTCCGCTGATTGTTATCGAAACGATGCAGAAAATTATCCAGAATATTGAGCAGAACAACTATCCTTTCAATCCTGATAAGTTTTTAAAACCAAAATCTCCATCTTTCTTAAGTGATGCCATCTGCGATTCGGCTTGTTTCTTAGCTAAACAAACCAACGCTGTAGGTATTGTATCGATGACTTTGAGCGGTTATACTGCTTTCGAAATTTCGAGCCACCGTCCGGAAGCTTTAACCTTCATTTTTACCAGCAACAGGGCTTTGTTAAATGCAGTAAGTTTGCTTTGGGGCGTTAGAGGTTTTTACTACGATAAGTGGGAAAGCACCGATAACACCATCATTGAGGTGAACGAATTCTTAAAAAGCAAAAAATTGGTTAAACAGGGCGACATCGTAATCAATACCGCTGCTATCCCGATGGAAGCAAAAGGAAAAACCAATATGTTAAAAATTACGGTTATAGATTAA
- a CDS encoding IPExxxVDY family protein: protein MNKTYLKLTLDLDFILIAITAPLKDYVLCHKINTRLNTQFEKIEDHEIFFNIDEPAWSFSKYYFFVEQGEVEYYLICNKSSDGFLIPEMNKVDFFIIIKEFIDKEDLDYLINGLNKLPDIQVAAKIDPTKLKNRENLVI from the coding sequence TTGAATAAGACTTACCTAAAACTTACCTTAGACCTTGATTTTATACTAATTGCGATCACAGCACCCCTAAAAGACTATGTGCTTTGCCACAAAATTAATACCCGGTTAAATACACAATTTGAAAAAATAGAAGACCACGAAATATTTTTTAATATTGACGAACCGGCCTGGAGTTTCTCCAAATATTACTTTTTTGTGGAGCAAGGCGAGGTAGAATACTACTTAATATGCAATAAAAGCAGCGATGGTTTCCTGATTCCGGAGATGAACAAAGTAGATTTTTTTATTATAATTAAAGAATTTATTGATAAGGAGGATCTTGATTATCTGATTAATGGTCTTAATAAACTGCCTGATATACAGGTAGCTGCAAAAATAGATCCGACCAAGTTAAAGAACAGGGAGAATTTGGTAATATAA
- a CDS encoding acyl carrier protein: MSDIASRVKAIIVEKLGVDESEVTPEASFTNDLGADSLDTVELIMEFEKEFNVAIPDDQAETIGTVGQAIAYLEKNVK; the protein is encoded by the coding sequence ATGTCTGATATTGCTTCAAGAGTTAAGGCTATTATCGTAGAAAAACTAGGTGTTGACGAAAGCGAAGTTACGCCAGAGGCTTCATTCACCAACGATTTAGGTGCAGATTCTTTAGATACCGTAGAGTTGATTATGGAATTTGAAAAAGAATTCAATGTAGCTATTCCTGATGATCAGGCTGAAACCATCGGTACAGTTGGTCAAGCGATTGCTTATTTGGAAAAAAACGTTAAATAG
- the fabF gene encoding beta-ketoacyl-ACP synthase II, which translates to MELKRVVVTGLGALTPIGNNVPDFWEGLTNGVSGAAPIKGFNTEKFKTKFACEVKNFNPEDFLDKKEARKLDPFVQYALVSTEEAVKDGGFDFEKLDTNRIGVIWGAGIGGLKTFLDEISNFAKGDGTPRYNPFFIPKMIVDIAPGHISIKYGLRGPNFATVSACASSTNAMIDAFNYIRLGMADVIISGGSEAIINEAGMGGFNAMHALSTRNDDPATASRPFDKDRDGFVAGEGAGTIILEELEHAKARGAKIYAELVGGGMSADANHITAPHPEGLGARMVMTNALKDAGLTTADIDYINVHGTSTPLGDISETKAIGTLFGEDAYRLNISSTKSMTGHLLGAAGAIEAIAAILSVKNDIVPPTINHFTDDPAFDPKLNFTFNKAQKRTVRAALSNTFGFGGHNASVIFKKYED; encoded by the coding sequence ATGGAATTAAAAAGAGTAGTAGTAACAGGGTTGGGTGCGCTCACTCCTATAGGCAATAATGTTCCTGATTTTTGGGAAGGATTGACTAACGGGGTGAGTGGCGCTGCTCCTATTAAGGGTTTTAACACTGAAAAGTTTAAAACCAAATTCGCTTGCGAGGTAAAAAACTTTAATCCGGAAGATTTTTTGGATAAAAAAGAAGCCCGTAAATTAGATCCGTTTGTACAATATGCTCTTGTATCAACAGAGGAAGCGGTGAAGGACGGTGGTTTTGATTTTGAAAAATTAGATACCAACCGGATCGGCGTAATCTGGGGTGCGGGCATAGGTGGATTAAAAACTTTCCTCGATGAAATTTCAAATTTCGCCAAAGGAGATGGTACGCCAAGGTACAATCCATTTTTTATTCCTAAAATGATTGTAGATATTGCTCCAGGGCATATCTCGATCAAATACGGCTTACGTGGGCCGAATTTTGCAACTGTTTCGGCATGTGCTTCTTCTACAAACGCTATGATTGATGCATTTAACTATATCCGCCTGGGTATGGCAGATGTAATCATCAGCGGAGGTTCTGAAGCAATTATTAACGAAGCAGGGATGGGTGGTTTTAACGCCATGCATGCATTATCAACACGTAACGATGATCCGGCAACGGCCTCACGTCCTTTTGATAAAGACCGCGATGGATTTGTAGCTGGTGAAGGTGCAGGAACCATTATTTTAGAAGAACTTGAACATGCAAAGGCAAGGGGTGCAAAAATTTATGCAGAACTTGTTGGCGGTGGAATGAGTGCTGATGCTAATCACATCACAGCACCACATCCTGAAGGTTTGGGCGCTAGAATGGTAATGACCAATGCACTAAAAGATGCTGGTTTAACAACTGCTGATATAGATTATATCAATGTTCATGGTACTTCTACCCCATTGGGAGATATTAGTGAAACTAAGGCCATTGGTACATTGTTTGGTGAAGATGCTTATCGTTTAAACATCAGTTCAACCAAATCGATGACTGGTCACCTTTTGGGTGCAGCCGGAGCTATTGAAGCTATTGCAGCAATTCTTTCTGTTAAAAATGATATTGTTCCTCCAACAATTAATCACTTTACAGATGATCCTGCATTTGACCCTAAATTGAATTTTACTTTCAATAAAGCTCAAAAACGTACCGTTAGGGCTGCTTTAAGTAATACATTCGGTTTTGGTGGCCATAACGCTTCTGTGATTTTCAAGAAATACGAAGATTAA